Genomic DNA from Mixophyes fleayi isolate aMixFle1 chromosome 7, aMixFle1.hap1, whole genome shotgun sequence:
ccatccgacgcttggcattggtcttggtgatgtgaggcctgCCTGCAGCTGCTCGGCCCTGGAAACCCATTTGCTTAAaatgccgcacagtttttgtgcttacattaatgccagtggaagtttggaacacttcagctatggaatcagtagagcgttggtgacttttacgcaccacgcgccttagcagttgttgacccagctctgtgattttacatggactacaagttgctgttgttccttaatgctcccactttctaataatatcacttacagttgaataTCCAGAAGGGATataatttcacaaaccatcttattgtaaaggtgacatcctatcacagtaccacgctggaagtcactgagctcttcagaatgacccattttgtatcacaaatgtttgtacatggagactgcatggctaggtgctggattttatacacatctggcaacgggtctgattgaaacacttcaattcaataatcaACAGCTggggccaaatacttttgcccatatggTATATATATTATTCCAACAAGCAGCATGTTAGGCGAGATATGTAAAATTTTAACTTAATTACAGTAGTAATTCAAAAGTGATAGCAGCCTGACTTTGACGATGTATTTTTACTTTTGACATCCTAGACATCTATTTTGGTCTGATCTcctgaaaataagaataagcaaTAGAGGGGATtctatggttttatttatttctgcgTGTGTGGGGTGGGGTTGTACTTTtgaatttttaaaattttatcaGTTTGTTGCTGGATTGTTCGTTGTTCGAATTAAAAGATATTTTGTATATTAGCCCAACTCTAGGTTGTCTTTCATACATGATTCTGTCATCAATTTTATTTAACTTAATCAATGAGAGTAAATAacagtatcatatatatatatatatatatatatacatatattattttgttttattatatttcttcTGTATTGGTTTGCACATAGTATTTTGGTGGTCATAAGCACTAACTTTATTCTATGAATGTAAAGTAATTGACACGTAAGTAATACAGTAATTATCTGTGCACAGAGAGGAATAATGTCATTGTGGTGATCGATGATATGGATGACAGCAGTGATGTGATGAAGACCCAGATTCTCAGAAGTCAGCCCAGTATTGGGCGCTGGGCCCAGGATGTGATCCTCGTCGGCTCCCAGGAAAAGGAAAGTGTTCCCATCTGTAATAACAGCCAAAAATGCCCAAGATCTGGGGAAAACGTGCAACAGATCACAAACCTCGTTAAAGGTAACAAACTAATCTGTATCAAAACTAATTAACAGTGGTTATACGTAGCTACCTCTGAAAGGAGAAATAATCCCTCCAAGtctatacaatatttatttgtatttaatgttttcaGATAGTTTAATTAAAAGTCTGAATCAGTGCTAGGTTTGTGCAAaatcacaataaatataatataagacTTAAGGGCACAGGGCTAGAGTTACTAAAGATTGTATTTGGCGGGCGATTTGCACATCACCAAAATTTTCTGGCGGCTTAGTCATCCAAACCGCTGTACTTGCTATAGGGCTGTTTGAGTCTTTAATGTAATGCCGGTGATGTGCGGCGGTTTCAAAACACCCAAAATGCCAGCGGTTTAGTAGATGCCGTCATAAAACCGCCAGAAAAAGACAGCTTTTTAAATACCTGCTTCTGCTAACTCAAACATGCTTTTAGAGATatcttgccattcataacataagaggagACCCTGTTGACATATGAATTATTGCGGCAAACATTACTTATTGAATATTGGCACAAAATGAATTCATAATTAACTTTCGGgggcattttctttctttttattaaaggggcaatatttttatattattatattatgggaaaatatgaatatgtaattatattaaaggaaaataatattttaaggggcaataattatttatgatggggcaacacttattatttcatgattggtcaccatttatattgcacacttgtggaactacaagtgccaacatacacATGTGCACAAGTGCATGCCTACCCCTCCCTCCCACTTGTCTCTTACCCTGATCCCAAGTTTACTGGAACATTACCCTGTCCCCTCCTTTCATATTGTTTGTAAAATCTGCATCGCCAACTTTTGTTTCTTTTCACGTTTTGTATTTTCAGGTACAGACTTCTGTTTTCGGTTCAATGTCTGCATATATTAAGAGAACTGTTACATTTATTTGATTTGCTTgtgatcagagccggatttagacctcatagggccctaggcaggatactgtttttgggccccctccctgaaacaatccatagcactatatttttgcagcctaccatataccccaatagttacgtagaagtgaaagcatgtaccgccgccaaaggaggtgagggtgtggcttgcatctttgggggcgtacctaacatgtgaaaacagcaaggccaccctgctgcagaaaaaggcacccctaaataattactgagcagtcccgtttttttaagtagttgggtcaaaacaacttaataaatattgaagtcagggcagaaaaacttaagttgtttgcaaaaataatacgcataaatccaagtatgtgctcttgtaacttttgtccctctatcatcacactgtgccccttcattgtcacttttaccccttcacaatatcacatgtgccctttcaccatcaccacttctgtgccccttcaccatcaccacttctgtgccaatcaccatcaccacttctgtgccctttcaccatctctgtgccccttcaccatcaccacctctgtgcccttcaccatcaccacctctgtgccaatcaccatcaccacttctgtgccccttcaccatcaccacctctgtgcccttcaccatcaccacctctgtgcctcttcaccatcaccacttctgtgccaatcaccattaccacctctgtgcctcttcaccatcgcCACTTCTGTgtaaatcaccatcaccacctctgtgcctcttgaCCATCActacttctgtgccaatcaccctcaccacttctgtgccaatcaccatcaccacttctgtgcccattcaccatcaccacctctgtgccaatcaccatcaccacctctgtgcctcttcaccatcaccacctctgtgcctcttcaccatcaccacctctgtgccaataacCATCActacttctgtgccccttcaccatcaccacctctgtccctccgttgttttacttacctttctattgcctttcttctccggcgcgctgctcctcctcggttagTCCAAaaggattgaaaaaaaaaaaaaaagagtcatgtgatcgctcgtcgggtcccggcagtctctcctcctctctctctatcactgagacactgagaggaggagaggctgccgggacctgACGAGTGGTcagctcactttttttttttttttcttaaatctattTTCTGCCGGATCTTGTGTATTATGCCGGCggccagagggggatggcaggcggaggggagcgcccctctgccttgcctaccccgctcaccgtcagctctggcagggccccctgggtaccgctgggcccttggcagttgcctaggttgcctagcggtaaatccggccctgcttgtgatGTCTTCAATAAATAGTTTTGtgagaaaaaaagaattaaagaCACAACGGAAACTGGTTTATGTTTTCAGAGATGCAGTAGTGCAGTAGTTTTATACCATACTATATGATACAATAGATACATGGATCCTTTATCCTAGAGGAATACATTTATATCATAGAGAATATAGTATCAAATTAAACTATATTGTATTCATTAATTGTAAAATGATTTGTAGAATAagatttgtaaatatttgtattatgtatTTCCCCTAGCTCAAAACAGAAGACGATTGGtaagtaactatatatatatatatatatatataaatatatctcatgtCTGTTAATAGATACCAGATCCTCACTTGATGAGCATGTCATGGTTATTGGCATGGACATTTACACTGTCACTGTATAGACCTTAACGACACAAATAAGGATTAGACATATTAGTATTTCTCTTTTCTGTCATTCTATCATTGTATTATGTACTCACCAAACTGACCACTACCAGAAGATTCCAGAGGACGGAAAGTTTAGATGAGGACACTCCATATACTTATCTACCGACACATTATTCATATTAGGATAATAACTGACAAGATTAGAACATGAGTAATGTAAAAGAGGGACTACAGAGGGATATGAAATCTAGTGGAAATCTAGTGGCGATTAGAACACGACCCAGTGACCTTTATCAGTACTATGTTAgagtcctttttaacatatcttCAATACTAATCACTGGCTGTCATTTACAAGACATTTACCCcatgataaattatttaaatgacataACTGTGTGCGCTCTATTTTAGCATACTAATTGTATCAATATCAATGTAAAATTGTAAAGTTTTAGTTTATCATTGATTGTGTCTCTTCTTTTTCAGAGGAAGAAGTTGTGTAAAAACATATCCATCATCATATTGATATTACTCATCATCATCCTCGTTATTGCTTTGCTGGTTAGATTCTTACATATTTTGATAAAACACTAGAAGAATCTAAACACAACTGTTACCCCTGGAAACATCACCCATAGCCAATAACTGGACAGAGCATCTTGTTCCTCATTCCTTCTTTAAGCCATGTTATTCCGTTACTGTCTTACTATTAACACTGTGCACCAGAGGTGCAGACTGAAAGTGGATaaagagcagggaagatatattGCAAAAGTAAAGGAGAAAGTATGTAAAGAATAAAGTGATTATGATCAAAATACTAGTAAAATATAATAAGTTGTATAAGGTAGAAGATTGGTCCAACAGTGTTACTAGTGGAATATGGTTAGTGATAGGGCTGAGTATATATAAGATGGATGTAATCTTATTCTATATAAAAACTGGATTTAGCAAGTGGAGGACTATgaattcttaataataataaataaataatgaaactgcagcaatgaaataattatttaaattttaaataaaatatacttttaaactcTTACTTTTCTTTGTCTCCAAAACACATTGTGCCCCATGTGGCTTCTTCGGTGGGTTCTCAGATTCAGAATGTGGTTTGTTTTGATATTTGCATATAACTGGTGCAGAGGGAAAAGTCTGAGACAAGTCAGTCAAATGTTGAAAGAAGAACTATATTctaatgataaaagcaaaaagtaATCTAGGGAGCTTAATAGGGTGGTCATTGTGTATCTCTGAAGGTGTTCACAACTTAGCTGGAGAACACAGGGTCTTGTTAGATGCGAAAATCATTTTTTCAGCAGCAGTTGGACCTCGCCCCCTGCATTCAATGGGATGATTTTTTCTCAGGCACATTCTATAGATGAAATGAAATGAATGGACAGACATCCCCATGAAATCCCCTTATTGTAATGAGTCATTTCAGCCATCCATCAAGTAGTGTATTAGAAGTAGggatgtgaaagacagacagtgtcgaagtgttatttgttgactttgttaaccaaaaaattgtccctgttgcaaatattcgtgcaatgaagagtgactttacaataaccacatcacaatcctcatcatcaagttcctccacagcgccagctacatcaatagcctcctcccggtgtacaacattgacaccttgattatccaaatctggatctacactgtgggtgatccttccaacatatgcagagggtgtgctgcaaatgctggatggtcacctcttcccgtacagtgatgggaaggtcaggcttcacaaccaccaacacctttGGACTCGCCttagggatttgtgatgtcatctgtttagaaggcagagttctttgctgttttgttgttgttgctgacagcataactctcttaaattttttgtaggggggggaggaggagggcttagatccttgggtgaagctgaaccactagtcatgaacacgggccggggcctaagccgttccttgccactacgtgtcgtaaatggcatattgccaactttatgtttctcctcagatgattttaagtttctctttttgctactttttgagaacttgggctttttggattttacatgggctgtactaggagattgggcatcgggcttgccagacaacgttgatggcatttcatcgtctatgtcatgactagtggcagcagcttcagcattaggaggaagtgggtcttgatctttccctactttatcctccaaatttttgttttccattatatgtagcacaagagagcgtacccctaagccacacacactcggcaaagcctttaaaaattatatgcggcacaggagagtaccactggacttatactgctgaatcagtgaactttgtaatatagcagtaccactggacttatactgctgaatcagtgaactttgtaatattgcagtaccactggacttatactgctgaattagtgaactttgtaatatagcagtaccactggacttatactgctgaatcagtgaactttgtaatatagcagtaccaatggacttatactgcagaatcagtgaactttgtaatattgcagtaccactggaattatactgctgaatcagtgaactttgtaatatagcagtaccaatggacttatactgcagaatcagtgaactttgtaatatagcagtaccaatggacttatactgcagaatcagtgaactttgtaatattgcagtacaactagaattatactgctgaatcagtgaacgttgtaatattgcagtaccactggacttatactgctg
This window encodes:
- the LOC142098577 gene encoding uncharacterized protein LOC142098577, with amino-acid sequence MSQIKAVVGIFSHEDQSTYEWLIRFLLSSSAVKDVRPVYIPRDSWNIRHEIPQCTFAILYHTKNRGRLNITDVTDSLYDRELELLHQILKRNNVIVVIDDMDDSSDVMKTQILRSQPSIGRWAQDVILVGSQEKESVPICNNSQKCPRSGENVQQITNLVKAQNRRRLRKKLCKNISIIILILLIIILVIALLVRFLHILIKH